Genomic segment of Candidatus Hydrogenedentota bacterium:
CGAAGGTGAAGGCGAAGGTGAAGGTGAAGGTGAAGGTGAAGGTGAAGGTGAAGGTGAAGGCGAAGGTGAAGGTGAAGGTGAAGGTGGAGGCGAAGGTGAGGGTGAGGGTGAGGGTGAAGGTGAAGGTGAAGGTGAAGGCGGGGGATGTTCCATCGAAGTGAAACGCGTTGCCGAACGGTACTTTGGAGACTTACTGCTGCTCGGCATGGCCCTCGCGGCACTCCTCGTTTGGCGGCGTATTCCCGGAGGTGACCGTCCCTAGTGGGTTAAGTCCATGAGTTGGTCGAAGATATTTCCGCGGCCCATCGCAGTCGTGGCGGTGATGCGTCGCAGTTTCGGAGCAGTACAATGATGAAAGCGAGTAGTAGCCTCGGGCGCTCCTGGCTCGGAGCAGTCTTGGTTGTCCTGTGTGCAGGTGTTGCCCGGGCCGAGGGGCCACTTCCCATCAAGGTCAGCGAGAACGGTCGTTACCTGGTCCATTCGGACGGTACCCCCTTCTTCTATCTGGGCGATACGGCCTGGGAGTTGTTTCATCGTCTGAATCGTGAAGAGGCGGAACGCTATCTGGTCAATCGGGCGGAGAAGGGCTTTACCGTAATACAGGCCGTGATTGCTTCCGAACTGGACGGGATCGCAACCGGCAACGCCTACGGCGACACGCCCTTTCATGATCTGGATCCCTCACGGCCCAATGAAAATTTTTTCGCCCATGTGGACTGGATCGTTAAACGGGCTGCCGCGCACGGGCTCTATATGGCGCTTTTGCCCAGCTGGGGGAATTGGGTGGGAACCGCAACCGCGGAGCAAGGGCTGTCCAACTTCTTTCACGAAGGCAACGCTCGGGCCTATGGAAGATTCCTCGCGGATCGCTACAAAGCCAAACCCGTCATCTGGGTGCTCGGCGGCGACTGCCTTCCCGCCGGCGGTATGGCCGCATGGGATGAGATGGCCGCTGGAATCCGCACGGCGGTGGGGAATGACCAACTCATCACCTATCACCCGAGTATCGGCTACGATACTGATCTACACGGTAAAACGTGGCTGGATTTCAACATGCACCAGAGCGCCCACGCCTCTGACACGATGAATTACGACGCCATCGCTCGGGACTATGCGCTGAAACCCGCCAAACCCTGCATGGATGCGGAGCCGGCCTACGAGTTTCCGCCGGACGCCATGCCCGTCGGCATTGAGGTCGGCGAGGTTCAAATTCGGCGCCTGGCCTACTGGGGACTCTTTGCGGGCGCACACGGCCACTCCTACGGCACCCATCCCATCTGGCAAATGTACGACGTGGGACGCGAGCCGCTTTGGCACGTCGTCACCCCCTGGCACCAGGCGTTGGATCTGCCCGGCGTGAAGCAACTCGTCTATGTGAAGCGGCTGATGTTGAGCCGACCCTTTCTGACGCGTATTCCCGATCAGAGTGTGATCCTATCGGAGAATCCCGGCGGGATTGAGCACATCCGGGCCACGCGCGACGGCAGCCCCGGTGCGAACAACGCGACGTATCTCATGGTCTACTTTCCGAAGCACAATCGCGCCACGATCAACACCGCGCTTGTCGCGGGGGAATCGCTCCAGGTGACTTGGTATAACCCGCGCAATGGCGAAGCCAGCAAGGTTGGTGAAATGCCCAACAAGGGCACGATGGGACTCGAACCGCCCACCAACGCCGAGGGCGAAGACTGGGTACTCATTGTGGACGATGGCAGGAAAGGTTATTGCGTGCCTTGAGGCGCTTTCCGATTCGTGTCAGTCCTCGGGACGCCAGACTACCAATTTCGTCTTCGCTCCCTCCAAAGCGCCTTCGGGGTGATCCACCTGATAATACATCGTTGCAATGGAGCCATATTTCAATTGCACCGAGCTGGGATAGCCGTTGTCGCCGTACTTCACCTCCTCCGCGAGTTTTACTTTGGTTGCAGGATCCCAGGTGCGCCCGCCGTCCCGGCTCAGAATCGCCTCGACGCCACGGGGAGTATTGCGCTGGCCGTAGGTGAGCAACACGCGACCATCCGACAATTCGATTAGGTCGGCGGGGTGCTCGTGGTCCGCCGTAATGCGAACGGGCGTACTCCAGTTGCGTCCCTGATCGCTGGACTCAATGAGTTCCAGGTAGCGCCCCACCTCCGAGCGCATCGCAGCGAGAACGCGCCCGTCGCGAAGCACGACGATACCCGTCTCGTTGAAATGCTCGCCGAGGAGCGTGGGATCACCCCAGATTAAGCCGCTGTCGGTCGAGCGGAAGAGCCAACTCTCATGGCCGCGATCGCCCGGAAAGCTGAA
This window contains:
- a CDS encoding glycoside hydrolase family 140 protein produces the protein MVVLCAGVARAEGPLPIKVSENGRYLVHSDGTPFFYLGDTAWELFHRLNREEAERYLVNRAEKGFTVIQAVIASELDGIATGNAYGDTPFHDLDPSRPNENFFAHVDWIVKRAAAHGLYMALLPSWGNWVGTATAEQGLSNFFHEGNARAYGRFLADRYKAKPVIWVLGGDCLPAGGMAAWDEMAAGIRTAVGNDQLITYHPSIGYDTDLHGKTWLDFNMHQSAHASDTMNYDAIARDYALKPAKPCMDAEPAYEFPPDAMPVGIEVGEVQIRRLAYWGLFAGAHGHSYGTHPIWQMYDVGREPLWHVVTPWHQALDLPGVKQLVYVKRLMLSRPFLTRIPDQSVILSENPGGIEHIRATRDGSPGANNATYLMVYFPKHNRATINTALVAGESLQVTWYNPRNGEASKVGEMPNKGTMGLEPPTNAEGEDWVLIVDDGRKGYCVP
- a CDS encoding exo-alpha-sialidase; this translates as MNALLLSMLVLVSAPMHHATLVEGGGHFPVLIRLQNDELLGVVRGGAAHRGQEGRLDLLRSADGGKTWSGPSVLVNGPTDDRNPGLGQLADGTIVAAFTIITWEYESSGGEPKKTGQRNEGVHTMRSTDNGKTWSKPARSEGIAALYTKEAGDGMSGSPYGKIVQLADGTALMAVYFSFPGDRGHESWLFRSTDSGLIWGDPTLLGEHFNETGIVVLRDGRVLAAMRSEVGRYLELIESSDQGRNWSTPVRITADHEHPADLIELSDGRVLLTYGQRNTPRGVEAILSRDGGRTWDPATKVKLAEEVKYGDNGYPSSVQLKYGSIATMYYQVDHPEGALEGAKTKLVVWRPED